A portion of the Tepidisphaeraceae bacterium genome contains these proteins:
- a CDS encoding SLATT domain-containing protein: MNDTPEKPLDAAVLKVLIAEAARIEEDSTYSAKGQYECADAWAYRNLWIGIPTTVVAAGAGVVALKDQPILAGIMSLAVAASSAVFTFLNPREQALNHLAAGNAFKALQNDARIFYTIECVHRPNDAGLVADLKALNERRNKLNAESPQPSRKAFERARKGIEAGEARYAVDAEKSRPA, translated from the coding sequence ATGAACGACACGCCGGAAAAGCCTTTGGACGCTGCGGTTCTCAAAGTGTTGATCGCCGAGGCCGCGCGGATCGAGGAGGATTCAACCTACTCCGCTAAGGGGCAGTACGAGTGTGCGGATGCCTGGGCTTACCGAAATCTTTGGATCGGCATCCCCACAACCGTAGTCGCTGCCGGTGCGGGTGTAGTCGCCCTGAAGGATCAGCCGATCCTCGCCGGTATCATGTCTCTTGCGGTGGCCGCGTCGTCTGCGGTCTTCACGTTCCTAAATCCGCGCGAGCAAGCGTTGAACCACTTGGCCGCGGGCAACGCGTTTAAGGCACTTCAGAACGATGCCCGAATCTTCTACACGATCGAATGCGTTCACCGCCCGAACGATGCGGGGCTCGTCGCCGATCTTAAGGCCCTCAACGAACGGCGGAATAAGCTGAACGCTGAATCCCCCCAGCCATCACGGAAAGCATTTGAGCGGGCGCGGAAAGGAATCGAGGCCGGCGAGGCTAGGTATGCCGTTGACGCGGAAAAGTCTCGGCCGGCCTGA
- a CDS encoding magnesium chelatase domain-containing protein codes for MAIGLLRAGKSIQTDVHKDYLIAGELALDGRVRKIKGGLSMAMLGREKKLRGVILPAENCREAAVVDGVDVIPVRTLADAVSFLNELLPIEPYELNGQPYLASQISSPLDFADVRGQEAVKRAITVAAAGNHNVLMSCQVLPSTDFGRMWG; via the coding sequence ATGGCCATCGGCCTGTTGCGCGCCGGCAAGAGCATCCAGACCGACGTGCACAAGGACTACCTGATCGCCGGTGAACTAGCGCTGGATGGCCGCGTGCGGAAGATCAAGGGTGGGCTGTCGATGGCGATGCTGGGGCGCGAGAAGAAGCTGCGCGGCGTGATCCTGCCGGCCGAGAACTGCCGCGAGGCCGCGGTGGTCGATGGCGTCGACGTCATCCCCGTCCGCACGCTCGCCGACGCCGTCAGCTTCCTGAACGAACTGCTGCCGATCGAACCGTACGAGCTGAACGGCCAGCCGTACCTGGCGTCGCAGATCTCCTCCCCGCTCGACTTTGCCGACGTGCGCGGGCAGGAAGCGGTGAAGCGCGCGATCACCGTCGCCGCCGCGGGAAACCATAACGTCCTGATGTCGTGTCAAGTTCTACCTAGTACCGATTTTGGTAGGATGTGGGGATGA
- a CDS encoding LacI family DNA-binding transcriptional regulator, translating into MVTLKEIAIRAGVSVPTVSQVLNGNAATARISAACAAKVEMIAAELNFHPNASARAIRLQATRQIGVLLRNAPGHRLTNAAAFEFILGINERLEETGYVLSIVRFGDISDDSRPGSRVFRERLLDGLIITDRLPPDVYAQAERHVPACVWLDTNIWRDQWCIRRDELQAGRLAAQTIVNLGYRRATYIGVAPEANIHYSHSERFTGAMEVLRAADVEVTEVCVGPHHAAKLGAMVEPHLRKDTAIIASTVPLARRVQYVSIGMRLCPGWDYGLVCCDDANQIVEQWPTLSRASFERFAIGKMAAGMMLERLSKDPDSMSGGASVLVPTRWRAGSTAWGP; encoded by the coding sequence ATGGTGACCTTGAAGGAAATCGCCATTCGTGCTGGCGTTTCGGTGCCGACCGTTTCGCAGGTGCTGAACGGGAACGCGGCCACGGCGCGCATCAGCGCCGCCTGCGCTGCTAAGGTGGAGATGATCGCGGCGGAGCTGAACTTTCACCCCAATGCGTCCGCCCGTGCGATACGTTTGCAGGCCACCCGGCAGATCGGGGTCCTATTACGTAACGCGCCCGGCCACCGTTTGACCAATGCTGCGGCTTTCGAATTCATCCTCGGCATCAACGAACGGCTCGAGGAAACCGGTTACGTCTTGTCAATCGTCCGTTTCGGCGACATATCCGATGACTCGCGGCCGGGTTCGCGTGTCTTTCGCGAACGCCTGCTAGACGGTCTGATCATCACAGACCGCTTGCCGCCGGACGTGTACGCTCAGGCCGAGCGGCACGTGCCCGCCTGTGTCTGGCTCGACACGAACATTTGGCGCGACCAATGGTGCATTCGTCGAGACGAGCTGCAGGCCGGACGCTTGGCCGCACAGACCATCGTAAATTTGGGTTACCGGCGGGCGACGTACATCGGTGTGGCACCAGAGGCGAATATTCACTACAGCCATAGCGAACGCTTTACCGGTGCGATGGAAGTACTTCGAGCCGCAGATGTCGAGGTGACTGAGGTCTGTGTGGGGCCGCATCATGCCGCCAAGCTCGGGGCTATGGTGGAACCCCACCTGCGGAAGGACACGGCCATCATTGCCAGCACCGTGCCCTTGGCCCGGCGCGTCCAGTACGTGAGCATCGGCATGCGACTATGTCCAGGCTGGGATTACGGGTTGGTCTGCTGCGATGATGCAAACCAGATCGTCGAGCAGTGGCCCACCCTGAGCCGTGCCAGCTTCGAACGATTCGCGATCGGAAAGATGGCGGCCGGCATGATGCTTGAACGTCTGTCGAAAGATCCAGATAGCATGAGCGGCGGTGCCTCAGTCCTGGTACCAACGCGCTGGCGTGCTGGGAGCACGGCTTGGGGGCCGTGA